The Flavobacterium sp. CBA20B-1 genome includes the window TTAGATTTTGAAACCGCCAATCAGCACCGCAGCAGTGTGTGCAGCATTGGTTTGGTGTTTGTAGAAAACGGAATAATCGTAGATAAATATTACGAGCTCATAAAACCCGTGCCTAATTTTTACAGCTATTGGAACACACAAGTGCACGGATTGGTTTTTAGCGATACCGAACACGCCCAACAATTTTCTGATTTATGGATTGATATTTCCAAACGAATAAAAAACATGCCTTTGGTAGCACACAACAGTATGTTTGATGAAGGTTGTTTAAAAGAAGTTTTGCAGGCTTATCAGTTGCCCATACATCAGAATAAGTTTCTTTGTACTTACAGAGCGGCAAAAAAAATGTTTCCAAATTTACCCAACCATAAACTACCCACAGTTTCAAAATATTTAGGTTTTCATTTGGAAAGCCACCACAATGCATTAGCCGATGCTGAAGCTTGTGCGCATATTGCGATGCGGGTGTTTTGATAGTAATAAAAATTATAAAACATAAAAAAAATGGATATAAAACAAATAGAAAATCTATTAGAAAAAACACAAATTATAAAAAATAAGTATGATGATTTGGCTGAATACACAGGCGAAAACTTCAATGTGTTTAATATTTTAAGGTTAGATGAAAAAGAGTTGATGCATTCTGCTTTTATTGCTAATCTGTTAAACGCAAAAGGGAATCATGGACAGAAAGATGTTTTTTTAAAACTTTTTATTAATGAGATTAAGAGTTTGTTTTCAGAAAGTGTAAGTAAAGAAACCATTTTGGCAGAATTTAATACATCGCAAAGTTTTTCTATAGAAGAAGAACATATTGGAAGAGTTGATTATGAATTAGGTGTAGGCGGTAGGATTGATATTGTTGTAAAAAGTGGTCGGCATCAAATTTTAATAGAAAATAAAATTAGAGCAGGAGATCAAAGTGCTCAATTATTTAGGTACTATAACCATTATAAGGAAAATCCTATAATTTATTTAACGCCTTTTGGATATGAACCTTCAAAAGATTCAAAAGGAATTTTAGAAAATACTAAAGATTTTATTTGTATTTCTTATCAAAACCATATTATAAATTGGATAGAACAATGTATCAAAGAAATGGCAAATAAACCAATAATTAGAGAAACTTTAAATCAATACTTACATTTAGTTAAGCAAATTACAAACCAAACAACAAACGATAAAATGGAAAAGGAACTTACAGAATTAATACTAAGTAACGAAAGAAACTATAATGCTTATAATACGCTTTTGCAAAATCTAAATGATGTAATTAAGAGTTTGATTAATGATTCAGCAAATATCTTTATTGAAGAAGTAATAAAAGTCGTAGCTATTAATAATAAATTAAAGTTTGAAGTAACTTCAGATTTATATACAGGTAATCAGTATTCAGGTATTACTCTTAAAAGTGATGTACTTAAAGATTTGTACATTGATATTGAATTCCAAGATACGTATCTAAATTCAATGTTAGTAGCATGTGCTATTTTAGGAGATAAAAAAACTGAAATCCATAAAGATTTAGGTGAGAAATTTTCAGAAGAATTTCATAATTCAGTTCAAGACAAACATGAAAAATTTATTTCATATTTGTGGAAAAAATCTTCCGACATGAATCTATTGTCAAATGTAAATCTCAAGGAATTAAAATTTAACAAGGAAATCATCCCACAATTAATTGAAGCACTTGATAGTATTATCAAGAGAATGATGAAAGTTATAGAAGCAGAATATAAATAGATTAATATCTTTATCCCGAAACCAAAAATTTCGGGATTTTCTTTTCTAACCGTCACGTTTTGTCCGTCGCTGCCGTTACATTTGAAAAAAATGAAATACAATGGAAAATAATCAATGGTTTTACAGCAACATGCATAAACAGCTGTTGTACATGCAGTTTTGTGAACAACCTGAATTTTGTAAGGCTTTGGCGTATTTACTTACATTTAAAGAACATCAAAATTTAAACGTAAAACCGCATACATTCTCAATAGAACTATCAAATGCCGATATTCAAATTTTTATAATTCATACGGTGTTTTTTCAGCAAAAAGAATATTTAAAATTTAAGGAACTAAAGAATGTGCATTTTGTTTCGTTTGGTAAAGAACTTGCTGAAATGCATGAATTCAGCGAAATGAAAAACGAAATTAAATTTATCAGTAAAGATATGCTAATGTCAACAGTTGAAGCTTTAACAGAAAATAACTTGGTTCGTTCCATTCAAAATTTTAAAGAACTTGATGTTTAACCTGCAAGGTCTATTCGACCTTGTATGTTTGCAAAATAAATTAAAAGAGTAATGAAAAAACTCTACTTAGACGATTTGCGTCCTATTCCCGAAGGATTTATCGGTGTGCGTTCTTATACTGAATTTGTAGATTATATTACCCAAAACGGGTTACCTGATTTTATTTCGTTTGATCACGATTTGGGTTTAGAAGAAAGTGGTTTTGATTGTGCTAAATGGTTGGTGAATTATTGTTTAGACAACAGAAAAAAAATGCCTGATTTTATAGTTCATAGTCAAAATCCAGTTGGTAAACAAAATATTAAAAGTTTACTAAATAACTTCAGAAAAAAACACAATGATTATTGATTATAACCAAAAGCGGTTGGCTGTTTTTGCTGATACGCACGGTAAACATAGAAAACTACCGCTTATAAAAACCGATATTGCTATTCATTTAGGCGATGCTTGTACATTAGGAAACAATTCACAATTCTCTGATTTTTTAGATTGGTTCAGTCAATATCCTGCAAAGTATAAATTGTTTGTAGCAGGAAATCATGAGCTGCAATGGATGTATGAACCAGATGAGTTTTTAAAAATGTTTCCACCAAATATTATCTTTTTAGAAAATAGAAATATATTATTAGAAGGAATAAATTTTGCGTCTGTTGCAGCAAGAATGAATTTATCAAAGTATCCAAGAATAAAGCTTTCTAAAAAAGTAGATTTTTTGCTGACCCACGCGCCTCCAACTGGAATTTTAGATAATGGTTTTGGTTGTGCTGTTTTAAAAAAGTTTGTAACTAAAATAAAACCAGCCTATCATCTTTTTGGTCATGTTCACGAAACAGGTGGAACATATTTAAAAAGAGATGAAACAATATTCATGAATGTTTCTGTATTTAATCAATAAAAAAATCCGAGCAAACACTCGAATTTTTTGTTTTATTCAAATATGATTTTTACATCATTCCCGGCATGCCGCCGCCCATTGGCATTTGGCTTCCACCTTCTTCTTTAATATCTACTAAGGCGCATTCTGTAGTTAAAATCATACCCGCAACCGATGCAGCGTTTTCTAAAGCCACACGGGTTACTTTTTTAGGGTCGATAATTCCCGCCACCAACATATCTACATATTCATCGGTTTTGGCATTGTAACCAAAGTTTCCGGTGCCTTCACCCACTTTTGCTACAATTACAGATCCTTCTAAACCTGCATTTTCAACAATGGTTCTTAAAGGCGATTCAACTGCACGAGAAACAATCTGGATACCTGTTTTTTCATCCGCATTTAAAGCATCAACACTTGATAATGCCGATTTTGCTCTTAGCAATGCTACACCACCACCGGCAACAATTCCTTCTTCAACTGCTGCACGTGTTGCGTGTAAAGCATCGTCTACACGGTCTTTTTTCTCTTTCATTTCTACTTCAGATGCTGCACCAACGTATAGTACTGCAACACCACCCGCTAATTTCGCTAAACGTTCTTGTAACTTTTCACGATCGTAATCGGAAGTTGTCGTTTCCATTTGTGCTTTAATCTGGTTCACACGGTTTTTGATCATTTCAGAATCTCCTGCACCGTTTACAATGGTTGTGTTGTCTTTATCAATCGAAACGCGCTCTGCTGTTCCTAACATTTCCAACGTAGCGTTTTCTAAGGTGTAACCGCTTTCTTCTGCAATTACGGTTCCGCCTGTTAAAATCGCAATGTCTTCTAACATGGCTTTTCTGCGGTCACCAAAACCTGGCGCTTTTACAGCAGCAATTTTTAATGCACCGCGTAATTTGTTCACCACCAAAGTTGATAACGCTTCACCATCAACATCTTCTGCAATGATTAACAACGCTTTTCCTGATTGCGCAACTGGCTCTAAAACCGGTAATAATTCTTTTAAAGAAGATATTTTTTTATCGTACAATAAGATATATGGATTCTCGAATTCTGTTTCCATTTTTTCTGGATTGGTAACGAAATAAGGCGAAAGATATCCTCTGTCAAACTGCATTCCTTCCACAACATCAACATAAGTATCCGTTCCTTTCGCTTCTTCAACAGTAATAACTCCTTCTTTGCCCACTTTACCAAAAGCTTCAGCGATTAATTCACCAATCACTTCATCATTATTAGCAGAAATCGATGCTACTTGCTTGATTTTATCGGTAGTAGAACCCACTTCTTGCGTTTGTTTTGCTAAATCGGCAACAATCGCTTCAACAGCTTTGTCAATTCCGCGTTTTAAATCCATTGGGTTTGCACCGGCAGCAACGTTTTTCAATCCTTCTTTAACAATTGCTTGAGCCAAAACAGTCGCCGTTGTAGTTCCGTCACCAGCCAAATCGTTGGTTTTGCTTGCTACTTCTTTCACCATTTGTGCTCCCATATTTTCTAGGGTGTCTTCAAGCTCTACTTCTTTCGCTACAGAAACTCCGTCTTTTGTTACGTGAGGCGCTCCAAACGATTTAGAAATAATTACGTTACGTCCTTTTGGTCCTAAGGTTACTTTTACTGCATTTGCCAATGCGTCAACACCGCGTTTTAAACCATCGCGTGCTTCAATATCAAATTTTATATCTTTTGCCATTTTTTATCTTTTTTTGTTTAATTGTTTAATGTTTGGTTTTGTTTAAAGTTGTTTTACAAAAACGCGAAACTTTAAGCTTAAATAATCGCTAAAATATCATCTTCACGCATAATCAGATAATCCGTACCTTCAAATTTTAGTTCGGTGCCTGCATATTTTCCATATAAAACAGTATCACCAACTTGTACGGTTAATGGTTCATCTTTTTTGCCATTACCCACAGCAACAACAGTTCCTTTTTGTGGTTTCTCTTTTGCAGTGTCGGGAATAATGATTCCTGATGCAGTTTGAGTCTCAGCTGCAGCCGGTTCAATAATCACGCGGTCTGCTAACGGTTTCATGTTTAATGCCATACTATTTTATTTTTAAATTTTTATGAATGATAATTTTTTGCTTTTGTCTAGACCAAAAGTGTGCCAACTGTAAAAAGTGATATTTTGACAGAAAAAAAAATGCCAGCTTGTCATAAGCTGGCATTTTGTGTATATATTTTCACTTAGTTTGCAGGTTGTGATGGATTGTTTGCAGGCGCTTGATCGCTTGCTGTGTTGGGTGCAGGAGCTGCTTGGTTTTGAGCTGCTCCAGCATTTGGCAACGCTGCCGGTGGTGTTGCAACTGCATTTGGATCTAAAATTTGAGAATCGTTTGAATAACCAGAGTTAAAGCTTAAACTTGATACTAAAATTAAAACCACTAAAGCAACTGCCAATGTCCATGTACTTTTGTCTAAAAATTTGTTGGTGTTTTGAACGCCACCAACCGATGTGGAACCACCTAATGATGAATCTAAACCGCCTCCTTTAGGGTTTTGAATCATGATAACAATGATTAAAAGTAAGGCAACTATGGTGATTAACACTAAAAAAATCGTAAACATATTTATTTGTTTTATATATTATTAAACTCTTGTAATTTTTTTATATCGGAAATTCGATTTGCAAATAAACTACTTTTTTCTGGATATTTCAAAATTAAAATTTCATAAGCTTGTATTGCTTTTTGATATTTTTTTTGTTCCAAGTAAATTCGTGCTAACGTCTCGGTCATGTAATAGGGTTCTTCTTCTTCGTGCCGATCAAGGTTTATGGCTGGTGCAACTGCCGTTTTACTTGGTGTTATTTTTGGATTTGCTTCTATAAAACGATCAATTAAATCCATCTTTTTTTGTTTAATGGGAAGCGTTTCTTCCGTATTTTTTTCTTCTTTTGGTAGTTGTTTTTCACTGTTTTCCGTTTGATCTTTTTCAGAAACAACGTCATTTTCGCGTTCAATGGGTTGCGATGTTGTTAATTTCAGCCATTCAGTAAACGAAAATTTATCGTTTTCAGAGAAATCTAAAGGTGTGCCCACTTCCAAATTTTCTTCCAATTGATGCACCTCTTCGGTGATTGGGTCGGGTTGGGGCAGGGCTGGTTCCTTTTTATCAAGTTTGGCTTCGATTTTCGATTTTGAAATTTGATCGATTTTTTGAATCAATCCCGTTTCTTTGTCTTGATTTTCTATATAAACCAAGGTATTCAATACCCTTTTTTCAATATTTTCATCTAATGTGGGTTCGGGCTTTTTGAATTCGATATAATTTTCATCAACCACATTCAAATCTTCAATCTGTAAGGGTTTGTACGCAATAAATTCTTCCGAAATAATATAATCAAACAACACGTCGCGATCAGTGGTATAAGCAGCTGTTTTTTTTAATTCGCTGTTGTATAAAAAACTGCGTTGTTGGTGCAAGGTTTTTAAATACAAAGCCCTTGCCGATTGCAAATACGGGTATTCACTAACGATTTGTTGCAACGAAGCAGTTTGCTGTTCTGTTAATTCGTACGGATTGTTTAACCATTGTGCGTATTGTTGTGCATTCATAAGCTTACCATTTTGCCAGCGAGGCGTTAAAAACATCTTGCGTAATGCGTTCGTATATTTCTTCTAAAGCAGTGGTTAACTGAGGGCCAATTAATTGATTGTTAGCCGGATAATCATAAAAGTGCGAGAAGGTTTTTTCAAAATCATCTTCCGGATTTTTTCTGTTCGTAAAACGCACATTTATAGCAATGTACAAACGGTTTTGCGCAGCTGTTTGGTCGGCAGTAGCCGTCATTGGCGACACACGGAATTGGGTTATTTCGCCTTCATAAACCAAATCGGCATTGGTGTTGGTCATGTTTAAACTGGTTTGGTTTACCAACAAATCTTGCAATCTAATGGTAAATGTGCGCTCAATTCCTGGTTCAATCAGTTCGGCATTGTTCAAAAAATAATTCACTTGAAACGTTTCTGCATCGATTTTTCCGGTACCTGTAAAATTATACGCACCGCAGCTCGATAAAATCAAACAGAAAAGAAAGGCTGTAAATTTATATAATGTATGTGGTGTTTTCATTCGTTGAATTATTGAATCGTTTGCAATGTTTTTACGACTAAAAATCTACAAGTCATATTGTTTGATTTTTCGGTACAATGTTCTTTCCGAAATTCCCAATTCATCGGCTGCGGCTTTGCGTTTTCCACTGTTGCGTTCCAAAGCTTTTTTTATGAGTTGAATTTCTTTTTCTTCTAATTTCAATGTTTCTTCATCATCAACCGTTTCAGCAATTAAATAATCATGGTCATCTTCTTCATCCATTATTTCAGATGGATTATTGTTTTTGGTCGATGATGCGTGTTCGGCTAACGGAATAGAACGATTGTTTGGTTTTGATAGCCCTTCATCGGCCTGACCATAAATGCGTTGTATTAAAGATTTGTTCGATTCTTGAACTTGTGCCGAATTGGAATTGTTCATTAATTCCAACGTTAGTTTTTTTAAATCGGTTAAATCAGCTTTCATATCAAACAACACTTTATACAAAATCTCGCGTTCGTTGCTAAAATCTCCTTCTGCTTTTTTGGTTTCGATAAGCGATGGTAATTGTGCATTTCGCTGAGGCAGATAAGATTGAATGGTTTTTAAATCGATTTCGCGGTTGGTTTCAATCACCGAAATTTGTTCGGCAATATTGCGCAATTGGCGAATATTACCACTCCAACGGTAATGAATAAGGTATTCGGCGGCATCGGGTGTAAGTTTAATCGGCGGCATTTTGTATTTATGCGCAAAATCCGATGAAAACTTTCTGAACAACAAATGAATGTCGTCGCCCCGTTCACGCAAAGGCGGTAAATTGATTTCTACGGTGCTTAAACGGTAATACAAATCTTCGCGAAATTTGCCTTTATCAATCGCTTCAAACATTTTAACGTTGGTGGCTGCCACAATACGCACATCGGTTTTTTGAACTTTTGAAGAACCCACTTTGATAAATTCGCCGTTTTCTAACACACGAAGCAAGCGAACTTGTGTGGTTAAAGGCAATTCGCCCACTTCATCTAAAAAAATAGTACCGCCATTTGCCACTTCAAAATAACCTTCACGACTGCCCACAGCACCTGTGAACGCACCTTTTTCGTGCCCAAAAAGCTCTGAATCGATTGTGCCTTCAGGTATAGCACCGCAGTTCACAGCAATATATTTTCCGTGTTTGCGATGCGATAGTGCGTGTATAATTTTTGGAATACTTTCTTTACCCACACCGCTTTCACCAGTAACCAAAACAGAAATATCAGTCGGAGCCACTTGAATGGCTTTTTCTAGTGCTCTGTTCAGTTTTATATCGTTACCAATAATTTCGAAACGCTGTTTAATGCTTTGAACGTTTTCCATAGTTTTTTTGTTTTGTTTCAGGTTTCAAGTTTTTTTTGTTTTTATGTTAAGTTCTATTGTATAGTTCTTTACTTAAACTTGTTACCTCTAAAATCTTGATTGTTTAGGTAAGTAATGAAATTTTTAATTTTTCCACTTAACCTCTCATAGTCGTTCCTTAATTGTTCAAAATCTTTCTCATTAATATATTCACAGTCAAAAACTCTATACAGTTGAGATCTTGTTTCTCCTGCTGAACCTTTTGCAATAGAAAGAAATTGTCTGAATTCTAGATTGCCATCTCGTTCAAATCCTTCTGCAATATTATCCATGACGGATCCAGATGAAGATTTAATTTGTTCTTTAAATTTAAAGTCTGTTTTTAGATTTGTTTCGATAGATAATTTATGAATAATTTTGGCTAATCTTCTGGCTTCTTGCCATATTTCTAAATCCTCAAATCTATTTATTGTCGCCATAACCTGAAACTAAAAAAACTTGAAACAAATTAAACTAAACAATTACTGCATTTCCGAATAACCTACTGCTTCGCCAATTAAAGTTGCCGATGTACAGTCTGATACTTTTACCAATACAAAATCGCCTACTTTATAATTCCCTTTTGGGAAAACAACTGTTGTGTTTTGTGAATTTCTTCCAGACCAATGTGCATCGGAACGTTTGGATGTTTTTTCAATTAAAACTTCCACCGTTTCGCCTACAAAACGCTTGGTACGTTCCATTGCAATGCGCTGTTGTAAATCTACAATTTCTTGTAATCGGCGTTTTTTAACCGCTTCTGGCACATCGTCTTCCATTTTTCTGGCAGCCATTGTTCCCGGGCGTTCAGAATATGCAAACATGTATCCAAAATCGTATTTTACATATTCCATTAATGATAAAGTATCCTGATGATCCTCTTCGGTTTCGGTTGGAAAACCTGTAATCATATCTTGCGATAACGAAATTTCCGGAATAATTTTATAGATTCTGTCAATCAAATCCATGTATTCTTCACGCGTATGTTGGCGGTTCATTTCACGCAAAATGCGGGTAGATCCCGATTGTACTGGCAAATGAATGTATTTACAAATATTGTGATGCTTTGCCATTACGTGAATCACATCTTCGTGCATGTCTTGCGGATTCGACGTGGAAAAACGGAAACGCATTTTAGGATAAGCCGTTGCACACATGTCTAGCAATTGTGCGAAATCTACCGCCGTTGCTTTTTGCATCTCGGTTGCTTTGTCGTAATCCTTTTTTAAACCACCACCATACCATAAGTAGGAATCCACGTTTTGCCCCAACAAGGTGATTTCTTTAAAACCACGTTCGTATAGGTCTTTAATTTCTTCCATGATACTTTGCGGTTCGCGACTGCGTTCACGTCCACGGGTAAAAGGAACCACGCAAAACGTACACATATTGTCGCAACCACGCGTAATAGAAACAAAAGCAGTAACTCCATTGCTGTTTAAACGCACAGGTGCAATATCGCCATAGGTTTCGTCTTTAGAAAGAATCACGTTAATAGCGTCGCGTCCTTCTTCAACTTCCTTCAAAAGATTAGGAATGTCTTTGTAAGCATCAGGACCAACCACCATATCCACAATTTTTTCTTCCTCTAAAAACTTGCTTTTTAAACGTTCTGCCATACAGCCCAAAACGCCTACTTTCATAGACGGATTGATCGATTTTACGGCATTGTATTTCTCTAAACGCTTGCGCACTGTTTGCTCTGCCTTGTCGCGGATTGAGCAGGTATTTACCAAAACCAAATCGGCTTCTTCTAAATTTTGTGTGGTGTTATATCCTTCGTTGGCTAAAATCGATGCTACAATTTCGCTGTCAGAAAAATTCATCTGGCAACCATAACTTTCTATAAATAACTTTTTGGTATTATTTTTTTGCGGATCTAAAACCAAGCTTGTTCCTTGTTTTTGTTCTTCAATAACCTTTTCCATATATTCCCAATCGTATTCAAATCAATTTGCAAAGATACAATTAAAATTAAAAGTATGACAAGATGGCAGATGAAATTTAGATATTTTTAATACGTCATTGTGTGTCGTTTTTTAATTGTATATTTACGCTTATGAAAGCCGTTTATCATTACACATGCCATTCGGGCGGGGCAGAGGGTGCCGATTCGTATTTTGAATTTTTTTCAAAGAAATTTCACGTGCGGGTTGTGGCTTATTCCTATCGAACAAAGTTTCACAACTCAGAGAATAAATACGAATTAACTACAGACGAATTCAATGAAGGTGTTGAAAACGTACTGAAAGCAAACGAAGTTTTAAAGCGTTCTAAAATAAATCAATATTTAAAATTTTTGGCTAGAAACTGGTTTCAAGTGAAAAATGCCGATGAGGTTTATGCAGTTACCAATCTAAAATTAATAAACAATCGTTTGCAAGTAAAAGGCGGCACCGCTTGGGCAGTGCAAATGGCTATAAACAGCGGCAAAAAAGTGTTTGTGTATGACCAGCAAGCGGCACAATGGTTGTATTGGGATACCTATTATTTGAATTTTAAACCGCTTAGAGAACTACCAAAAATAAACGCAAGCAATTTTGCAGGAATAGGCACGCGAAACATCAATCTGTTTGGCATAGAGGCTATTGAAGCTCTTTTTAAAAATACTTTTGATACGAATTATGGCAAGTAAACACAATTTAATTAGCAGATTAACCCGCATTGTAGAACTTTTTCAGCTACATGGCAGCAGTGGTTTGTCTTTTGATGAGTTAAACAATAAACTAAAAAATGCGTTTGTAGATGAAGACCACAGTGTGTCATTGCGAACCTTTCAGCGCGATTTAAAAGACATTGAATCGTCTTTAAAAATTAAAATTATTTTTGATAAAGTAAAAAAGAAGTATCTTTTGGTGCAAGATGAGTTGCAAAACACTTCAAAAAACACACAATTGTTCACTCTGGAAAGTTTAAAAATGTTGCACATTGCCCAAGATGTTTCTGTCAATAATTTTATTTTGATCGATGAACGCAAGGCAACCGGATTAGAAAATTATAATTGCATTAAAGATGCGATTTGCTCAAAAAAACATTTAGAGTTCAATTACCAAAAATTTGATCAATACAAAAGCGACCGTCGAAAATTGATGCCTTTGGCTTTGAAAGAAAGCAAAAAGCGTTGGTATGTGGTGGGATTTGAAATAAAAAACGGTTCCAAAATACCGGCGCTAAAAACGTTTGCACTAGACCGAATGTATGATTGCGAAGCCACCACCGAATTTATTTTAAAAGATACAATAGACGTGCATAAACACTTTGCTCGTTTTATGGGCGTAACCACCAAACCGCTGGAAGGTTTCAGTGAAAAAGTAACGGTGATCCTAGAAACATCCATTGAATATGGAAAATATTTCAGCACGTTGCCCATTCATCCTTCCCAAAAAACCGAAATCGAAAACGGTAAAACCATTATTACCTTGCAGTTAATTCCTACCATGGAGTTGGTGTCTGAAATCCTCTCGCACAATCACCAAATAAAAGTGGTTCAACCCAAAGAATTAATTCATATTATTAAAAAAACACTTTCACAAAATTTGAAACAATACAATTAAAATGGCATCAAAAAAGGCTATTTTAAAAAAATCACATACTTTTGCTTTTCAAATAAAAAAAGAATGGCAAAGAACTTAGTGATTGTAGAGTCGCCTGCAAAGGCAAAAACAATAGAAAAATTTTTAGGGAAAGATTATCAGGTAGAATCAAGCTTTGGGCACATTGCCGATCTGCCTTCTAAAGAGATTGGTGTAGATATTGAGAATAATTTTAAACCAAAATACGAAGTTTCTGCCGATAAAAAAGCTGTAGTAAAAAAATTAAAAGATTTATCAAAAAAAGCCGAAACGGTTTGGTTGGCATCCGATGAAGACCGCGAAGGAGAGGCAATTGCATGGCATTTGGCAGAAGAATTAAAGTTGAAAGAACAAAACACAAAACGTATTGTTTTTCATGAAATTACCAAAACAGCCATTCAAAAAGCCATCGAAAATCCGCGTACCATTGATTACAATTTGGTAAATGCACAACAAGCACGCCGCGTTTTAGACCGTTTGGTGGGTTATGAATTGTCGCCGGTTCTATGGAAAAAAGTGCGCGCAGGTTTATCTGCCGGTCGTGTGCAATCGGTTTCGGTTCGGTTAATTGTAGAGCGCGAACGCGAAATAGAAAGCTTTCAGACCGAGTCATCATTTCATATTGCTGCAGAATTTGTAGCGGCAAATGGGAAATCGTTCAAAGCAAAATTGCCAAAGAACTTTAAAACGCAAAACGAAGCGCAGGCTTTTCTTGAAAAAAATATAAATGCCACATTTAAGGTTTCCGATTTAGAAACCAAACCGGCAAAAAAATCTCCGGCAGCACCGTTCACCACTTCTACATTGCAACAAGAAGCATCGCGCAAGCTGTATTATTCGGTTTCGCAAACCATGATGTTGGCACAGCGCTTGTACGAAAGCGGGTTGATTACTTATATGAGAACCGATAGCGTAAACTTATCACAAGATGCTATAAAAGCTGCCGAAACAGAGATTGTAAACGTGTATGGAAAAGAATTTAGCAAACCTCGAAATTTTTCCACCAAGGCAAAAGGCGCACAAGAAGCCCACGAAGCTATTCGTCCAACAGATATGTCGCGTCATTCGGTAAATATCGACCGCGACCAAGCCCGTTTGTATGAACTCATCTGGAAGCGTACACTTGCTTCGCAAATGAGCGATGCACAGCTAGAACGAACCAATGTAACTATTGTGGCAGATAAGCACAACCAGCATTTTGTTGCCACAGGTGAAGTGTTGCTTTTTGAAGGGTTTTTAAAGGTTTATTTGGAAGGAAACGACGACGAAGACGAAGAGCAAGAAGGGTTGTTGCCTGCCATGAAAGTAAACGAGCCTTTGCAGAATAATTACATCACTGCAACAGAACGTTTCTCAAGACCGCCCGCACGCTATACCGAAGCTGCTTTGGTAAAAAAGTTAGAGGAATTAGGAATTGGTCGCCCGTCAACTTATGCGCCAACGATTTCAACCATTATTGCGAGAAATTATGTGGAAAAAGGAACAGCCGAAGGCACCGAGCGCAACTATCAATTGTTGCGTTTAGAAAGCGGAAATATAAAAACAAGCACACAA containing:
- the miaB gene encoding tRNA (N6-isopentenyl adenosine(37)-C2)-methylthiotransferase MiaB codes for the protein MEKVIEEQKQGTSLVLDPQKNNTKKLFIESYGCQMNFSDSEIVASILANEGYNTTQNLEEADLVLVNTCSIRDKAEQTVRKRLEKYNAVKSINPSMKVGVLGCMAERLKSKFLEEEKIVDMVVGPDAYKDIPNLLKEVEEGRDAINVILSKDETYGDIAPVRLNSNGVTAFVSITRGCDNMCTFCVVPFTRGRERSREPQSIMEEIKDLYERGFKEITLLGQNVDSYLWYGGGLKKDYDKATEMQKATAVDFAQLLDMCATAYPKMRFRFSTSNPQDMHEDVIHVMAKHHNICKYIHLPVQSGSTRILREMNRQHTREEYMDLIDRIYKIIPEISLSQDMITGFPTETEEDHQDTLSLMEYVKYDFGYMFAYSERPGTMAARKMEDDVPEAVKKRRLQEIVDLQQRIAMERTKRFVGETVEVLIEKTSKRSDAHWSGRNSQNTTVVFPKGNYKVGDFVLVKVSDCTSATLIGEAVGYSEMQ
- a CDS encoding tetratricopeptide repeat protein, with amino-acid sequence MNAQQYAQWLNNPYELTEQQTASLQQIVSEYPYLQSARALYLKTLHQQRSFLYNSELKKTAAYTTDRDVLFDYIISEEFIAYKPLQIEDLNVVDENYIEFKKPEPTLDENIEKRVLNTLVYIENQDKETGLIQKIDQISKSKIEAKLDKKEPALPQPDPITEEVHQLEENLEVGTPLDFSENDKFSFTEWLKLTTSQPIERENDVVSEKDQTENSEKQLPKEEKNTEETLPIKQKKMDLIDRFIEANPKITPSKTAVAPAINLDRHEEEEPYYMTETLARIYLEQKKYQKAIQAYEILILKYPEKSSLFANRISDIKKLQEFNNI
- the lptE gene encoding LPS assembly lipoprotein LptE, which gives rise to MKTPHTLYKFTAFLFCLILSSCGAYNFTGTGKIDAETFQVNYFLNNAELIEPGIERTFTIRLQDLLVNQTSLNMTNTNADLVYEGEITQFRVSPMTATADQTAAQNRLYIAINVRFTNRKNPEDDFEKTFSHFYDYPANNQLIGPQLTTALEEIYERITQDVFNASLAKW
- a CDS encoding sigma-54 interaction domain-containing protein, with amino-acid sequence MENVQSIKQRFEIIGNDIKLNRALEKAIQVAPTDISVLVTGESGVGKESIPKIIHALSHRKHGKYIAVNCGAIPEGTIDSELFGHEKGAFTGAVGSREGYFEVANGGTIFLDEVGELPLTTQVRLLRVLENGEFIKVGSSKVQKTDVRIVAATNVKMFEAIDKGKFREDLYYRLSTVEINLPPLRERGDDIHLLFRKFSSDFAHKYKMPPIKLTPDAAEYLIHYRWSGNIRQLRNIAEQISVIETNREIDLKTIQSYLPQRNAQLPSLIETKKAEGDFSNEREILYKVLFDMKADLTDLKKLTLELMNNSNSAQVQESNKSLIQRIYGQADEGLSKPNNRSIPLAEHASSTKNNNPSEIMDEEDDHDYLIAETVDDEETLKLEEKEIQLIKKALERNSGKRKAAADELGISERTLYRKIKQYDL
- a CDS encoding helix-turn-helix transcriptional regulator, with the protein product MASKHNLISRLTRIVELFQLHGSSGLSFDELNNKLKNAFVDEDHSVSLRTFQRDLKDIESSLKIKIIFDKVKKKYLLVQDELQNTSKNTQLFTLESLKMLHIAQDVSVNNFILIDERKATGLENYNCIKDAICSKKHLEFNYQKFDQYKSDRRKLMPLALKESKKRWYVVGFEIKNGSKIPALKTFALDRMYDCEATTEFILKDTIDVHKHFARFMGVTTKPLEGFSEKVTVILETSIEYGKYFSTLPIHPSQKTEIENGKTIITLQLIPTMELVSEILSHNHQIKVVQPKELIHIIKKTLSQNLKQYN
- a CDS encoding four helix bundle protein, yielding MATINRFEDLEIWQEARRLAKIIHKLSIETNLKTDFKFKEQIKSSSGSVMDNIAEGFERDGNLEFRQFLSIAKGSAGETRSQLYRVFDCEYINEKDFEQLRNDYERLSGKIKNFITYLNNQDFRGNKFK